One part of the Desulfovibrio litoralis DSM 11393 genome encodes these proteins:
- the ahbD gene encoding heme b synthase, producing the protein MSHPSSPHHPINTQDHSEKTQDSPKCPHAHGNQAHNSHPHGQAHPHAQHSHLAGSQAKTLEDGTPALRLIAWEVTRSCNLACKHCRAEAHREPYPGEFDTAEAKALIDTFKQVGNPIIIFTGGEPMLRPDIYELISYANNQGLRCVMAPNGTLITPETAQKMKAAGVQRCSISIDGPDAQSHDEFRGEKGAFEQALRGISYLKEAGIEFQINSTVTKNNLANFKDIFHLADKLGAVAWHIFLLVPMGRAAGLADQVITPTEYESVLNWFYDFRKQTKMHLKATCAPHYYRIMRQRAKEEDVEVNAENFGMDAFTRGCLGGTGFCFISHTGQVQPCGYLELDCGNVRKTPFPEIWRNSKHFKEFRTPADYKGKCGVCGYHRVCGGCRARAYSMSGDHLAAEPLCTYVPPRHKL; encoded by the coding sequence ATGTCTCACCCTTCATCTCCTCACCACCCAATCAATACACAAGATCACTCAGAAAAAACTCAGGACAGCCCAAAATGTCCACATGCTCATGGGAATCAAGCACATAACTCTCACCCACATGGACAAGCACACCCTCACGCACAACATAGCCATTTAGCCGGTTCTCAAGCTAAAACGTTAGAAGACGGTACTCCCGCTTTACGCCTTATCGCTTGGGAAGTAACTCGTTCTTGTAACCTCGCTTGTAAACATTGTCGTGCGGAAGCTCATAGAGAACCATATCCCGGCGAATTTGATACTGCCGAAGCCAAAGCCCTGATTGATACGTTTAAACAAGTGGGTAATCCTATTATTATCTTTACGGGCGGCGAACCTATGTTACGCCCTGATATTTATGAATTAATAAGCTACGCCAACAACCAAGGGTTACGTTGCGTTATGGCACCAAACGGTACTTTAATTACCCCAGAAACGGCTCAAAAAATGAAAGCCGCCGGGGTGCAGCGTTGTTCTATTTCTATCGACGGCCCTGATGCTCAAAGCCATGACGAATTTAGAGGCGAAAAAGGTGCATTTGAACAAGCTTTAAGAGGTATTAGCTATTTAAAAGAAGCGGGTATTGAGTTTCAAATTAACTCGACTGTAACCAAAAATAACCTCGCTAATTTTAAAGATATTTTTCATCTAGCGGATAAATTAGGTGCCGTCGCTTGGCATATTTTCTTGCTTGTTCCGATGGGGCGTGCGGCCGGATTAGCTGACCAAGTAATTACGCCAACAGAATATGAATCTGTTTTAAATTGGTTTTATGATTTTAGAAAACAAACTAAAATGCACCTTAAAGCCACTTGTGCACCGCATTATTATCGCATTATGCGTCAGCGTGCTAAAGAAGAAGATGTTGAAGTAAACGCCGAAAACTTCGGCATGGACGCTTTTACTCGTGGCTGTCTGGGTGGAACGGGCTTTTGTTTTATTAGTCATACTGGTCAAGTACAACCTTGTGGTTATCTTGAGTTAGATTGTGGAAATGTCAGAAAAACACCATTCCCTGAAATCTGGCGTAATTCAAAACACTTTAAAGAGTTTCGTACCCCTGCTGATTACAAAGGTAAATGCGGTGTATGCGGATACCACAGAGTCTGCGGTGGTTGCCGTGCGAGAGCGTATTCCATGTCGGGCGATCATCTCGCCGCCGAACCTTTATGCACTTATGTTCCTCCAAGACATAAGTTGTAG